A window from Ovis canadensis isolate MfBH-ARS-UI-01 breed Bighorn chromosome 26, ARS-UI_OviCan_v2, whole genome shotgun sequence encodes these proteins:
- the LOC138431119 gene encoding lecithin retinol acyltransferase-like: MKNPMLEAVSLVLEKLLFISDFKFFSSGAPGEDKAGNTLYEINSFLRGDVLEMPRTHLTHYGIYLGDNRVAHMMPDILLALTDDKGLMQKVVSNKLLILGVIGRVASICVDTMEDFAYGTEILVNHLDRSLKKKALLNEEVAQRAEKLLGTTPYSLLWNNCEHFVTYCRFGTAISPQADKDISKCTAQEFCEKVKIIIRDQRSVLASAVLGLASIVCLGFASYTTLPAIFIPFCLWLAG; this comes from the exons ATGAAGAACCCAATGCTGGAGGCGGTGTCGCTCGTGCTGGAGAAGCTACTCTTCATCTCCGACTTCAAGTTCTTCAGTTCGGGCGCCCCGGGCGAAGACAAGGCGGGGAACACTTTATATGAGATCAACTCTTTTCTCCGCGGCGATGTGCTGGAGATGCCTCGAACCCACCTGACGCACTATGGCATCTACCTGGGCGACAACCGTGTCGCCCACATGATGCCCGATATCCTATTGGCCCTGACTGACGACAAAGGGCTCATGCAGAAAGTGGTCTCCAACAAGCTTCTCATCCTAGGCGTCATTGGCAGGGTGGCCAGCATCTGCGTGGACACCATGGAGGACTTCGCCTACGGAACCGAGATCCTGGTCAATCACCTGGACAGATCCCTCAAGAAGAAGGCACTGCTCAACGAAGAGGTGGCACAGAGGGCAGAGAAGCTGCTGGGCACAACTCCCTACAGCCTGCTTTGGAACAACTGCGAGCATTTCGTCACCTACTGCAGGTTCGGCACCGCGATTAGCCCCCAAGCCGACAAGGATATCTCGAAATGCACGGCGCAAGA GTTTTGTGAGAAGGTGAAGATAATTATTCGTGATCAGAGAAGTGTCCTTGCTTCTGCGGTCTTGGGATTGGCGTCTATAGTCTGTCTGGGCTTTGCATCATATACTACTCTTCCTGCAATTTTTATTCCATTCTGCTTATGGCTGGCTGGCTAA